From Daphnia pulicaria isolate SC F1-1A chromosome 4, SC_F0-13Bv2, whole genome shotgun sequence, one genomic window encodes:
- the LOC124337781 gene encoding carbonic anhydrase 14-like — protein MRLLDGLAVLGIFISVGPNDNEFFQPLVGQLDEVITAQSETILTNLVPFKNLLPKQTTSFYRYSGSLTTPICNEIVIWTVFDNPIQISEKQLAKFRKLEDNTAKSLVDNFRPAQQLNGRIKFYRSFTGCEIPRSWPITSTPFLDAFTWTTCLINFTFSPWQ, from the exons atgcgattattagacGGACTGGCGGTCTTGGGGATTTTCATATCG GTAGGGCCCAACGATAATGAgttttttcagccgcttgTTGGACAGCTAGACGAGGTTATCACGGCTCAATCAGAAACCATTTTAACGAACTTGGTTCCGTTCAAAAATCTGCTGCCCAAACAAACCACGTCATTTTATCGCTACAGTGGCTCGCTGACTACTCCCATCTGCAACGAGATCGTAATTTGGACGGTTTTTGACAACCCGATTCAGATTTCTGAGAAACAG TTGGCTAAATTCAGGAAACTTGAAGATAATACAGCCAAGAGCCTAGTGGATAATTTCCGGCCTGCACAGCAGTTGAACGGCCGGATTAAATTTTATCGGTCTTTCACCGGATGCGAAATCCCTCGATCGTGGCCCATCACTTCGACACCATTCCTGGATGCGTTCACATGGACCACTTGCCTAATCAATTTTACCTTCTCGCCGTGGCAGTAA